GCCGGTCAGCAGGGCGCGGGAGCGGAGCCCGATCCCGGCGGCCCAGTCGGTGCCCGACACCAGCGTCCGCTCGACGAGCCGTTCCATGACGGGCTCGGCGAGTTCGGGCCGTCCGGCGCGGACGGCGGCCTCGACGACCTCGGACGGGACGAACGCGTGCAGGCCCGGATCGTCGTAGCGGGCGGCCCGGCGGGCGGCGCGCAGCGCGGTCTCGTACCGTCCGGCGCCGTTGTGCAGGACGGCCGTCGCGAGGTCGAGCACGGAGAGCAGCTGCCCGCGGCCGCGGTCGCGGGCCACCCGGGCGCCCGTCTCGATCAGCCGGTCGAGGCGGCCGCCGTCGCCGCGCCAGGCGGTGAGCACCAGGTCGGCCTGCACGGGCGCGGTGACCTCCCACGGCCCGGTCGCCGCGTGCGCCTCGGCGACGAGCGCGTCCGCGCCGTCGAACTCGCCGGCGTGGATCCGGGCGAGCGCGAGCTGCCGCAGCGCGAGCGGGAGGACGCCGCGCGCGCCCGTCCGCCGGACGGCGTCCAGCTGGCGTTCGGCGAGGACGTGCCACGCCTCGTCGTCCCACAGGTCGGCGGCGGCGCCGCAGGCGAGCCAGGCGGAGAGGGCGCCGGGCGCGGCGAGGTGGGCGTCGACGGCCGCGCGCAGCGGGCCCGCGGCGGCGGCGTCGCCCCGGGTGACCTGGACGGCGAGGGCGTCCAGCAGCAGGTCGAGGGGGCGGTCGCCGGGGCCGTGGCCGGTGGCGGCCCGCGCGGTCGGCGGGAGCGGGCGGGTGCCGAGCCGGCCGGCGGCGAGCGCGGCGGCGAGCGCGTCGAGCGCGGCCTCCCGGGCGGCCGGACGGTCGTGCGCGGCGAGCGCGGCGGCGGCGTCGAGCAGCGGTGCGACGGCGTCGCCGCAGCGCCCGTTCTGCAGGCCGAGCCGGGCCGACAGCAGCCCGGCGCGGGTGCGGTCGTGCGCGTCGAGGGGCCCGGCGGTGGCGGTGGCGAGCAGCGCGGACGCCTCGTCGATCGCCCCCGCGCGGAACGCGAGCCCGGCGGCGTCGAGGGCGCGGGCGGCGCGGCGGGCGGGGGCGGGGGTGAGGGCGGCGGCCCGGCCGAGGAACGTCGCGGCGGCGGCGAGGCCGCCCCGGTCGCGCGCCCGGGGCATGGACCGTTCTAACGTCGCGGCCACGGTCTCGTCCGGCGCGAGGACGGACTGCGCGTGGTGCCAGGCGCGGCGGTCGGGGTCGGTCCCGGGGTCGGTCGCCTCGGCGAGGGCGCGGTGGACGGCGCGGCGTTCGTCCGGTTCCGCGGCCCGGTGGACGGACGAGCGCAGCCGCGAGTCCGCGAAGCGGACGCGGCCGTCGAGGCGGAGCAGCCCCGCCGCCTCGGCGGGCGCGGCGGCGCCGGGGCCGATGCCGAGGCGGCGCGCCGAGTCCCACAGCAGCGCGGGGTCGCCGAGCGGTTCGGCGGCGGCCAGCAGGAGCAGCCGCCGTGTCGCGGGCGGGAGACCGTCGAGGACGCCCGGGGCGCCGGGGGCGCCGGGAGGGCGGTCGTCCGGGGGCGGCGGCCCGTATCCGGCGCCCGGTTCGGCCGCGTGCCGCTGCAGTTCGAGGAGCGTCCGGGGGTTGCCGCGCGCCTCGGCGACGAGCCGGTCGCGGACGCGCGGGTCGAGCGGGACGCGGAGCCGGGCGCCGAACAGCACGAGCGCGTCGTCGCGGCCGAGGCCGGTGAGCCGGTGCGCGGGGAGGCCGGCGAAGTCGTCCGGCGGCGTGTCGCCGCGGCCCGCGACGAGGAGGGCGACCGGCGCGGTGCGGGCGCGGCGCGCGGCGAAGGCGAGGACGCGCGCGGACGCGGGGTCGAGCGCGTGCGCGTCGTCGACGAGGCACACGAGCGGCTGCTCGCGGGCCGCCGCCGCCAGCAGCCCGCGGACGGCGTGCCCGAGCCGGGACGGTTCGGGCGGCGGGCCGTCGCGCAGTGCGAAGACCACCTCCAGGGCGTTCCGCTGCGGGCCGGGGAGGGTCTCCGCGTGCGGCAGGACGGGCTCGCAGAGTTCGTGCAGCGCGCCGTGCGGGAGTCCGGCGGTGCCGGTCCCGCTCGTGCGGAGCGCGCGCAGGCCGGGGAACGCCGCGACGGCCCGTTCGAGCAGCGCCGTCTTGCCGATGCCGGCCTCGCCGTGCACGACGATCGCGCCGCCGCGTCCGGCCGGGACGCCGCGGAGCAGGCTTTCGACCGCTGCCAGCTCGGGTTTTCGGGACAGGAACCCGTGCCCGTGCCAGGGCGGGATTCCAGCGGTCATGGGCGATCTCCAGACGACCTTGCGGGGGGTGGGCCGGGTGGACGAAGGCGGGGGCCGGGCGCCGCGCCGCGCCCGGCCCCTTGATTTTTCAATCAAGTTGATCATGGCGAGCCGACGCCGCCGACAACCGGACTAATGGGGCGTCTTGCCAATAGATGAATATTGACTGAACCGCCAATTGCGCCATGGGACGCCAGAGAAATAGGCGATTTCTACCGATACGGACCGGTAGGTGTTGCGTGGGAGTCTGACGCTGCGCGTGATGCGACCGGCTCCCCGATCGGTGGTCATCGACCGGGTGCCGCCAGACAGACCCGGAAAGGCGACCGCCATGGCAGACCCGTCCGTGACCGTGGGCGGCGTGACCTACAAGGTCACCCCCGAATACCTGGCCAGTGCCGCGACGGACACGACGAACACCGCGGCCCGGATCTCCGACGAACTCGCCCAGATCAAGGCGTACGTCTACAGCCTCGAGGCGAGCTGGGGCGGTATGGCCCACGACCGCTTCGTCGCGCTGATGGCCGAGTACGACGTTCTCGCCAAGATGCTGAACGACGCCCTCACCGGCATCGCGGCCGGCCTGCAAGGCAACTACGTCAACTACAAGGAATCCGAGCAGCAGAACATCACCAACCTCGGCAACATCGAGGCGGGCATGCCGGGCGGCCCCGGCGCCGTCGCGAACCTCACCTGAGCCGCACCCGAGACCCCGTCACACCACCCGAAAAGGACCCCGTCATGGCCAATGTCGACGGCACGCAGATCTATGTCGGTGAGGGACTCGGCGCCGCGGGCGGCTGGCTCAACGGCCGCGCGGCCGAGATCGAGGGCCAGCTGCAGACGCTGAAGGCCAAGCTCGCCCCGCTGGAGGCGGCGTGGACGCAGAGCCAGGCCGCCACCTACTACCAGGACATGCAGCTCCAGTGGAACATCGCCGCCGACGGCCTGTTCGGCCCGGACGGCGTGCTCGGCCAGATCGCCCACGCGATGAACGTCAACTGGGGCAACTACGCGGACGCCGAGTGGGCGAACATCCGCAGCTGGCAGCACTGACCGCACGGTGAGATCGGGGAACCAGGGAGCCTTCGTTGGCCGATGAGCGGTGCCGGATCACGGTCGTGGGCGAGCGCCGGAAGGTGGACATCGCCGTCCCCGCGCACGCCCCGATCACCGACTACGCGTCCATGCTCGCCGACCTGTGCGGCCAGGACGAGACGGACGCGATGCCGCCCGCGTGGTCGCTCGCGCCCGTGGGGCGTCCGCCGTTCGAGCCGGGCACCTCGCTCGGGACCGCGGGCGTGGTGGACGGCGAGACGCTGTACCTGCGCAACGTCCTCGACGGCGAGTTCGACGGGCCGGCCGTCTCCGACATCGAGGAGGAGATCGCCGCGCTGGAGGACGACGGCGCGATGTGGAACGCGCGGACCCGCGCGTCCACCACGCTCGTCCTCGGGCTGCTCGTCCTCGTCGGCGCGGCCGTCGCGCTCGCGTCCGGCGGGGGCGCGTCCGGCGCGATCGCGGCCGGGATCCCGCTGTTCGTCACCGGGCTCGCCACGCCGATCCTCGCCTGGAGCGCGGCCCGCAAGCACTGGCCCGTCCCGCCCGCGGCGCGGACGGTGCTGGCCGCGGCCGCGTGCCCGCTGCTGACCGGCGCGGTGCTCGCCCTGCCGCTGGAGGGGTTCGGGCCCCGGCTCGCGGTGGCGCTGGCCGCCGCGCTGATCGGCGCGCTCGCCGCGTACCTCGCGGCCCCCTCGGCGCCCACGATGGTGCTGATGCTGGGCTGCGGGCTCGCGCTGCTCCTCGCCGTCCCGCTGGCGCTGCTGAGCGCGGACGCGACGGAGGCCGCGGCGGTCGTCGCCGTGGTCGTGTTCCACGTCCTCGCGGCGCTGCCGAGGCTGGCCTCGCAGGTCGCGACGCTGCCGCCGGGCACCACCGAGATGGACGACGTCGCCGGGACGGTGCGCCGCGTGCAGCGGGTGCTCGTCCTGCTCAACACCGTGTGCTGCCTGGCGATCATCGTGTGCCTGGGGGTGCTGAGCACGTCCGACGGCTGGTTCGCGCTCGGGCTGACGCTCTGCCTCGGCGTCGCGCTGCTGTGCCGGGCGAGCAGCTCGCGGCTGACGGTCGTCGTCGCGGCGCTGCTGCTGAGCGGCCTCGGCGGGCTGGGCGCGCTGGTGCTGCGGGTCCCGGACCGGCTGTCCGGCCTCGGCCTGCCGGGCTGGTCCGGGCCGCTGGCGCTGGTGGTCGTCGGCGTCATCGTGCTGTGGGCCGGGCTGGTGATGTGCTTCCGCAGCTCGCTGCAGCAGGTCGACTTCGGCGAACGGTGGCGCTGGCCGGGCTCGTTCGCCGCCCTCCTCGGCGCGGTCAGCGTGCCGCTCGCGGCGGGGGTCTTCGGGGTCCTCGAAGCGCTCCTGGACGCCGGCAAGGGGTTGTGACGCGATGCTGATGGGGAAGTCGTCGCGGGAACGGGTCGCGCCCGGCTGGGGGGCGCACGACACGATCGCCGCCGCCGTCCGCGCCGCCGCCGCCGGAGCGACCGTGTCGGTGCATCCCGGCGAGTACCGGGAGAGCGTCGTCCTGAACAGGGACGTCACCCTGCTCGCGGAGAAGGGGCCCGGGACGGTGCGGATCGTGTCGCCGCGCGGCCCCGCGATCACCGTGCACGGCGGCGCGGCCGCCGTCCGCGACCTCACCGTGACGGGCGCCGCCCCCGGCGAGCCCGCGATCCTGCTGCGCGGCGGGACGCCCGACGTGCGCGGCTGCGAGGTCACCGGCGGCCGGGTCGAGGTCACCGGCGACGCCGTCGCCGCGCTCGCCGGCTGCACGGTCGTCGGCGCCGACGGCGCGTCCGTCCGGCTGACCGGGACCAGCCGGACGGTCCTGGAGGACCTCGCCGTCCGGATCGCGGGCGGCGACGGCGTCGTCGTGGACGACGAGGCCCGCGCCGACTGCACCGGCGCCCTCATCGACGGCGCCGCGGGCCGGGGCGTCCACGTGGCCGGGACCGCGCGCGCCCGCTTCACCCGGTGCGAGGTGCGCGGCACCCGCGCCGCCGCCGTCCACGCGGAGGGCGGCGCGGCGCTCGTGCTGAGCGAGTGCCGGCTGCACGACGCCGACGCGCACGGCGTCCGGCTCGGCGGGACGGCCGGCCGGCGCGCGCCCGGGGACGGCGGCGAGCGGCCGGGGGAGCGGCGGGACGCCGCGTCGGCCGAGGAGCCGCGCACGTCCAGCCCGCACGGCGTCCTGCTCCGCCGCTGCGAGATCGCCCGCACCGGCGCGTCCGGGGTGCTCGCCGAGGACGAGGCGGCCGCCTTCCTGCACGACTGCCACGTGCACGACACGTCCCGTGCGGCGATCTTCGCGACCGGGCGCAGCGAGCTGGAACTGGACGGCGTGCGGGCCGTCGACGTCGACGGCAGCGCGCTCGCCGCCGCCGAGGACGCCGTGCTGCGGGCCCGCGGCGGCACGTTCGCCCGCACCGCCGCGAACGGCCTGTACGCGACGGGACGCGCGGAGGTGACGCTCGCCGACTGCGACGTCCAGGACACCGCGTACACGGCCGTCCACCTCGCCGACGGCGCCCGCGCGACGCTGACCGGCTGCCGGATCCGCGAGACCCCCGAGTACGGGATCCGGGTGTGCGACCGGGCCGAGCTGGCGGCGGACGGGACGCGGGTGCGGGACGCGCGGCTCACCGGCGTCCTCGTGGAGGGCGGCGACGCCGTCCTGCGCGACTGCACGATCGAGCACGTCCGGAACGGGATCGCGCTGCGCACGACGCACCGTCCGCTGGTGTCGGGCTGCGAGGTCGGCGACGTCGCGGAGGTCGGCGTCGAGGTGGGACCGGACGGCGGGGCCGTCCTCGAGGACGTCCGGGTCCGGCGCACCGGCTCGACCGGGATCTTCCTGGACGCCGGCAGCGGCGTGCGGATCGACGGCTGCGAGGTGCACTGGGCCGAGGGCACCGGGCTGTTCGCCGGGGCGCGGGCCCGCCCGCGCGTCCGCGGCCTGACCGTGGAGCGTCCCGGCCGCAACGGCGTGTTCGTCGCCGAGGGCGCGGCCGGGCTCTTCGAGGACTGCCGGGTTCGCGACGCCGGGTATCCGGCGATCTACGTCGAGGCCGCGGCGTCGCCCGTCCTGCGCCGCTGCGCGGTGGAGGGCGGCGACCACGACCTGGTCGTCTGCGACGGCGCCGAACCGGTCGTGGAGGACTGCAGGTCGGAGGGGGTGCGCGACGGCGTGCTGCCGGAGGGCCGCGTTCCCGCGGCCGGGACCGCGGCGGCCGTCCCGGGACCGCGGAACGGGGCCGGTGACGGCGACGGCGGGGACGACGACCGGACGCCCGAGGAGCGGCTCGCGGAACTGCGGGCCGAACTCGACCGGCTGGTCGGCCTCGAACGCGTCAAGCACGACATCGTCGGGCTCACGAAGCTGATGCAGATGGTGAAGGTGCGCCGGGAGGCGGGCCTTCCGCCGCCGCCGCTGAACCGCCACCTGGTCTTCGCGGGGAACCCGGGCACCGGCAAGACGACGGTGGCGCGGCTGTACGGCGGGTTCCTGCACGCGCTCGGCCTGCTGCAGCGCGGCCATCTCGTCGAGACCGACCGCGGCGACCTCGTCGGCGAGTACGTCGGGCACACCGCGCCCAAGACGCAGGCGGTGTTCCGCCGCGCGCTCGGCGGGGTGCTGTTCATCGACGAGGCGTACGCGCTGGTCCCGCACGCGCAGCCCAACGACTTCGGCCAGGAGGTCATCTCCACCCTGGTGAAGCTGATGGAGGACCACCGCGACGACGTCGTGGTGATCGTCGCCGGATACCCGGAGGAGATGGCGCGCTTCCTCGCCTCCAACGCCGGGCTGGGCTCGCGCTTCACCCGCACCCTGACGTTCGAGGACTACGGGGCGGGCGAACTCGTGCGGATCGTCCGGCACCACGCCGACCGGCACCGGTACGACTGCCCGGAGGAGACGGTCGAGTCCCTCCACCGGTTCTTCGACGAACTCCCGAGGGGCCGGCAGTTCGGCAACGGGCGGACGGCACGGCAGGTGTTCCAGCTGATGACCGAACGGCACGCGCAGCGCATCGCCGACGACCCGGCCACGGCCGATCCCGGCGACCTGTCGACGCTGCTTCCGGCGGACCTCCCGGAGGCGGACGCCCTGTGACCGCATTCCCGACGAGCGAGGAGGAGCAGTGACCGATCCCATCACCTCCGAGTACGACACCGATCCGATCGACCCGCCCGATCCCGACGCGGAAGCGGAGGAGGGCGCCGAGCCGCCCCCGCCGCCCGACCTGGGGAACACCGACTCCCCGGACCTGACGGTCTGGTCGTCGCGGCCGTCCTTCAACGACCCGCCGAAGCCCATCGGCCAGAACGGGAGCGGCGAGCCGCCGCCGGAGGTGTCGGCGGACTCCGAGCCGTTCTCGATCAATCTCGAGACCATGGCGACCCAGCTCGGGAGCATGCTGTCGACCTCCCGCGACCTCGTCGCGAAGTACGAGGCGCTGCGCAGCACGGTCCTCAGCACCCAGGCGACCGTCTTCGGGCAGGAGTCGGAGGAGGACGACGGGCTGTTCGACTTCTCGACCGGCCAGTACTGGGACTGGACGGACGGGGACGCGCCGACCGTCTGGCAGGAACCGGCGAAGCGGTTCGCGGAGCACATGAACCCGGCGCAGCAGAAGGCGCTGCAGCACATCGGCGGGGTCCTGGAACTCGTCGGCGAGTACATCGCGCTGGCGAACCACACGGGCCAGACGTACTCCGAGGCCGACCGGAACTCGAAGTTCCCCCCGCCGCCCGGCAACTCCGTGACGGGCTGAGAGGAGACGCGTCATGGCGGAACCGGGACAGGACATTCCGGGCGGGTTCCAGATCGACCTCGGCGTGCTCTCGGCCGCGATCACCAGCGTGGGCACCGAGAAGACGAACATCGGCGGGGCCCTGGACGACATCAGGCTGAAGATGAACGGGCTGTCGGAGTCCTGGAACAGCCCCGCGTACAGCAGCTTCGAGGAGGTCCGCCTGTGGTTCGACAGGGCGTCCACCGAGGTCCTGGACCTGCTCGGCGACCTCATCGTCCGGATGGAGACGTCGTACGGCAACTACTCCGAGGCCGAGGGCACGAACGTCGGCAACCTCGGCACGCACCTGACGGCGTGAGGACGGAACCGGCCTGAACCGCCGCGATTCCTGATGTGAAGGGAGGCGTCCGCGATGGCGGAAACCACGAACTACGACCTCGTGGACAAGATTTCGGTCGCGCCGTCGAGTCTCACGACCACGGCGACACAGCTCAAGACGCACGCGCAGGAGATCGCGGACGCGATCGGCCGCATCCAGGCGACCCTGAACGGGCTCACGTCCCAGGGGTGGCGAGGCGGGACCCAGCAGGAGGCCGAGGACTTCAACCGGAGGTGGCTCGCGGTGATGAAGGAGCTGTTCGGTACCGAGGCGGACCCGAGCCTCGGCGTGCTGAACGCCATCTCGTCCGGCGTCGGCGTCGCGGGCGGGAACTACGGCATGGCCGAGAACGGGCTCAACAGCGTCTGGAACAAGTTCGCCTCCGGCCTCCCCACCGCCGACGAACTCACCGGCGACGGCGGCGGCGAGGAGAAGCCGGACCCCGACAAGCCCGCCGACGTCCTGGACACCAACAAGACCGCGATCACGGCCGACTACTGACGCCCGGCCCGGACGCGACATTCCCTTAGGCAGCCGAAACCGATGAGCAGGATCGCCTTTCACCGCCCCGCCCGGATGGCGCCGCCGCCCGTGCCGGAGGACAAGCTCAGCATCGCCGCCCCGCCGCAGATGCAGCCGCAGAACACGATGTCGAGCATGGTCATGCTGCTCCTCCCGCTGCTGACCAGCGTCAGCATGGCCGCCTACCTCGTCTCCACCGGACGCCGGTGGATGATCATCCTCGGGGTCGTGTTCGTGGTGTCGGCGGTGGGCCTGACCGTCGGCGTCCACATGCAGACGCGCGGCCGCAACCGCCGGACGCGCGACCGGCACCGCGAGCGCTACCTGGAGTACCTCGGCGACATCCGCGGGCAGGCGCGGGACGTCGCCCGCGTGCAGCGGTTCGCGGCCGCCTGGGTCCATCCGAGCCCGGAGCGGCTCTGGGCGATCGCCGAGCGGCGCCGCCGCGTGTGGGAGCGGCGCCCCGGCGACCCCGACCACCTGCGCGTCCGGGTCGGCACCGGGAACGGGCCGCTCGCCCTCACCATGACGACGAACCGGCGCTCCGACCCGTCCGTCGAGTACGACCCGCGCTCCTTGCACGCGGCGGAGGAGCTCGTCCAGACCCACGGGACGGTCGAGGGGCAGCCCGCGTGGATCGACCTCGGCCGCGCCGGGGTGGTCAGCCTGCTCGGCCCCGCCGCGCAGACCGAAGCCGCGGCCGCCGCGCTGCTGTGCCAGCTCGCCGTCCTGCACGCGCCCGACGACGTGCAGATCGCCGTCGTGACGGCGGGCGACCCGGCGTGGGAGTGGGCGAAATGGCTCCCGCACACCTTCGAGCCGGACGCCCGCGACCGGGACACCGAGGTGGTCCCGCTCGTCGCCGAACGCCTCGACGGCCTCGCCGACCACCTGGAGGCCGCGCTCGACCGGGCCGTCGCGGCCCGCGCCGCGCGCGGCACCCGGCTCATCTCCATGACCTCCGAGGAGCCGCCCGGGCAGCGGCTCGTGATGGTGCTGAACGGCTACGACCCGCGGACGGTGTGGGCGCAGTCCCCGCTCGTCGTCCGGCTGATCGCCGAGGCGGGCGCCCAGCTCGGCATCACGGTGGTGTGCGTCGTCACCGAGGAGGCGCACGAACCGGAACGGGTGGACGTGCGGGTCCGGGTGGACGCGCGCGGCCGCGCCACCCTCGAAGGGCCGCACGCGGGGCTCCGCGCCGACGTCAAGGACGTCACGGTGGACCGCCCGTCGCCGGCGCTGCGCTCCCGCGTCGCCCGCGCGCTCGCGCCGCTGCGTTTGTCGGGCGAGCAGGACCAGGTCCTCGCCCAGTCGGTGTCGCTGCCGGGCATGCTCGGCATCGGCGACCTGTCGTCCCTCGACCCGAGCGCCGCCTGGCGGGGCCCGGACGACGAGGAGCTGCTGCGGGTCCCGGTCGGCGTGTCCGGCGACGGGGAGGCGCTCGTCCTGGACCTGAAGGAGTCGGCGCAGGGCGGGATCGGCCCGCACGGGCTGGTCGTCGGCGCGACCGGGTCCGGGAAGAGCGAGCTGCTGCGCACGCTCGTCACCGGGCTGGCGGTGACGCACTCGCCGGAGCACCTCGGGTTCGTCCTGGTCGACTTCAAGGGCGGCGCGACGTTCGCCGGGCTCACCGGCCTCCCGCACGTCGCCGGCCTGATCACCAACCTGAGCGACGAGCTCGCGCTGGTCGAGCGGGTGCGGGCCGCGCTCGCGGGCGAGCAGCAGCGCAGGCAGCGGCTGCTGCGCCGCGCGGGCAACGTCGACTCGATCCGCGACTACCAGCGCAAGCAGGCCGCGGGCGGCACCGACGTGGACGGCGTCCCGCTGCCGCCGCTGCCCTACCTGATGATCGTCGTCGACGAGTTCGGGGAGCTGCTGTCGCAGCAGTCGGACTTCATCGACCTGTTCGTGCAGATCGGCCGGGTCGGCCGTTCCCTCGGCATGCACCTGCTGCTCGCCACCCAGCGGCTGGAGGAGGGCCGCCTGCGGGGGCTGGAGTCGCACCTGTCGTACCGCATCGCGCTGCGCACGTTCAGCGCCGCCGAGAGCCGCGCGGTGCTCGGCTCCCCGGACGCCTACCGGCTGCCGTCCATTCCCGGATCGGCGTACCTGAAGGTCGACGAGTCCGTCTTCGAGCGGTTCCGGGTCGCGCACGTCTCCCGCCTCTACGAGACCGCCGCACCGGACGAGGGCCGCGCCGCGCCCGTCCGTCCCGTCCCGTACGGGCTGCGGACGCCGCCCGTCCCCGACGAACCGGCGCCGCGTCCCGTCCGGGCCGCCGCCCCGGAGACGGGGACGACCGAACTCGAGGTCGTCGTGGAGCGGCTCGCGGCGAGCAGCGCCCCCACCCACCAGGTGTGGCTGCCGCCGCTCCCGGCCGCCTACCCGCTCGACCCGCTGCT
The nucleotide sequence above comes from Actinomadura algeriensis. Encoded proteins:
- a CDS encoding helix-turn-helix transcriptional regulator, translated to MTAGIPPWHGHGFLSRKPELAAVESLLRGVPAGRGGAIVVHGEAGIGKTALLERAVAAFPGLRALRTSGTGTAGLPHGALHELCEPVLPHAETLPGPQRNALEVVFALRDGPPPEPSRLGHAVRGLLAAAAREQPLVCLVDDAHALDPASARVLAFAARRARTAPVALLVAGRGDTPPDDFAGLPAHRLTGLGRDDALVLFGARLRVPLDPRVRDRLVAEARGNPRTLLELQRHAAEPGAGYGPPPPDDRPPGAPGAPGVLDGLPPATRRLLLLAAAEPLGDPALLWDSARRLGIGPGAAAPAEAAGLLRLDGRVRFADSRLRSSVHRAAEPDERRAVHRALAEATDPGTDPDRRAWHHAQSVLAPDETVAATLERSMPRARDRGGLAAAATFLGRAAALTPAPARRAARALDAAGLAFRAGAIDEASALLATATAGPLDAHDRTRAGLLSARLGLQNGRCGDAVAPLLDAAAALAAHDRPAAREAALDALAAALAAGRLGTRPLPPTARAATGHGPGDRPLDLLLDALAVQVTRGDAAAAGPLRAAVDAHLAAPGALSAWLACGAAADLWDDEAWHVLAERQLDAVRRTGARGVLPLALRQLALARIHAGEFDGADALVAEAHAATGPWEVTAPVQADLVLTAWRGDGGRLDRLIETGARVARDRGRGQLLSVLDLATAVLHNGAGRYETALRAARRAARYDDPGLHAFVPSEVVEAAVRAGRPELAEPVMERLVERTLVSGTDWAAGIGLRSRALLTGGPHAEDLYREAIHRLERTRAVPQLARTRLLYGEWLRRESRRGDARAQLRRAHETLAAIGAAGFAARAARELAACGDRPARPGTTPLERLTPQETRIALLVAEGATSKEAAGRLFLSPRTVDAHLRSIFRKLGLTSRRQLRDLRPYLPEADGVTRSRGPVR
- a CDS encoding WXG100 family type VII secretion target, which gives rise to MADPSVTVGGVTYKVTPEYLASAATDTTNTAARISDELAQIKAYVYSLEASWGGMAHDRFVALMAEYDVLAKMLNDALTGIAAGLQGNYVNYKESEQQNITNLGNIEAGMPGGPGAVANLT
- a CDS encoding WXG100 family type VII secretion target; its protein translation is MANVDGTQIYVGEGLGAAGGWLNGRAAEIEGQLQTLKAKLAPLEAAWTQSQAATYYQDMQLQWNIAADGLFGPDGVLGQIAHAMNVNWGNYADAEWANIRSWQH
- a CDS encoding EsaB/YukD family protein: MADERCRITVVGERRKVDIAVPAHAPITDYASMLADLCGQDETDAMPPAWSLAPVGRPPFEPGTSLGTAGVVDGETLYLRNVLDGEFDGPAVSDIEEEIAALEDDGAMWNARTRASTTLVLGLLVLVGAAVALASGGGASGAIAAGIPLFVTGLATPILAWSAARKHWPVPPAARTVLAAAACPLLTGAVLALPLEGFGPRLAVALAAALIGALAAYLAAPSAPTMVLMLGCGLALLLAVPLALLSADATEAAAVVAVVVFHVLAALPRLASQVATLPPGTTEMDDVAGTVRRVQRVLVLLNTVCCLAIIVCLGVLSTSDGWFALGLTLCLGVALLCRASSSRLTVVVAALLLSGLGGLGALVLRVPDRLSGLGLPGWSGPLALVVVGVIVLWAGLVMCFRSSLQQVDFGERWRWPGSFAALLGAVSVPLAAGVFGVLEALLDAGKGL
- a CDS encoding right-handed parallel beta-helix repeat-containing protein, with the translated sequence MLMGKSSRERVAPGWGAHDTIAAAVRAAAAGATVSVHPGEYRESVVLNRDVTLLAEKGPGTVRIVSPRGPAITVHGGAAAVRDLTVTGAAPGEPAILLRGGTPDVRGCEVTGGRVEVTGDAVAALAGCTVVGADGASVRLTGTSRTVLEDLAVRIAGGDGVVVDDEARADCTGALIDGAAGRGVHVAGTARARFTRCEVRGTRAAAVHAEGGAALVLSECRLHDADAHGVRLGGTAGRRAPGDGGERPGERRDAASAEEPRTSSPHGVLLRRCEIARTGASGVLAEDEAAAFLHDCHVHDTSRAAIFATGRSELELDGVRAVDVDGSALAAAEDAVLRARGGTFARTAANGLYATGRAEVTLADCDVQDTAYTAVHLADGARATLTGCRIRETPEYGIRVCDRAELAADGTRVRDARLTGVLVEGGDAVLRDCTIEHVRNGIALRTTHRPLVSGCEVGDVAEVGVEVGPDGGAVLEDVRVRRTGSTGIFLDAGSGVRIDGCEVHWAEGTGLFAGARARPRVRGLTVERPGRNGVFVAEGAAGLFEDCRVRDAGYPAIYVEAAASPVLRRCAVEGGDHDLVVCDGAEPVVEDCRSEGVRDGVLPEGRVPAAGTAAAVPGPRNGAGDGDGGDDDRTPEERLAELRAELDRLVGLERVKHDIVGLTKLMQMVKVRREAGLPPPPLNRHLVFAGNPGTGKTTVARLYGGFLHALGLLQRGHLVETDRGDLVGEYVGHTAPKTQAVFRRALGGVLFIDEAYALVPHAQPNDFGQEVISTLVKLMEDHRDDVVVIVAGYPEEMARFLASNAGLGSRFTRTLTFEDYGAGELVRIVRHHADRHRYDCPEETVESLHRFFDELPRGRQFGNGRTARQVFQLMTERHAQRIADDPATADPGDLSTLLPADLPEADAL
- a CDS encoding WXG100 family type VII secretion target, which produces MAEPGQDIPGGFQIDLGVLSAAITSVGTEKTNIGGALDDIRLKMNGLSESWNSPAYSSFEEVRLWFDRASTEVLDLLGDLIVRMETSYGNYSEAEGTNVGNLGTHLTA
- a CDS encoding WXG100 family type VII secretion target — encoded protein: MAETTNYDLVDKISVAPSSLTTTATQLKTHAQEIADAIGRIQATLNGLTSQGWRGGTQQEAEDFNRRWLAVMKELFGTEADPSLGVLNAISSGVGVAGGNYGMAENGLNSVWNKFASGLPTADELTGDGGGEEKPDPDKPADVLDTNKTAITADY